A genomic stretch from Candidatus Nitrotoga arctica includes:
- a CDS encoding RHS repeat domain-containing protein, protein MHHCYSGLPWHLIPLCHIRRATCFFGAICGTGPITTLTYLANGNLDKVTDALSGRFLQFTYDAQNRVASVSSASAGAVTLAYSAAGDLASVTDALGHATTFTYDSNHRLLTKVNALGATVVTNTYGAATGKVVNQDDGLSTTPLELFTYATDTTTGNPYTTYKNRTGNTLRHNFDASFNLLSTIDPLGNAVVHTYVPGTNIQNAETDALNNKTQFTYDASGYVLSRTDALGHVASYSYDAAHNISRITDEAGKVTTMGYDANHHLLTQTDPAGKIKTYTYNAQGLPATVTTPNGGVTSFTYDVKGQLATLTDPVGLVTSFTYDAAGRVLTITDSAGKVWTRTYDLMGHVLTAADPLGNTTHYTYDALGRLATKTAAAGGITQYAYDIHDNLVGITNPLGGITGFAYDADDQLISMTDALGRVNTLTRDAKGRITSTTNALGNVNTLGYDAVDNVITSKDALNNVTTLAYDKLHRLTSITDPLSNRNAASFDAVSRVVSNTDGKAGVTSFAYDALSRLISTTDARGGVAAQTFDANGNRLSFTDTIGNKTSFTYDAANRITRVVTADGGAVNYTYNTQNRVATATNGRGQVATYTYNAAGWPVSMSDPSATISITYDANGNMLTVIDAVGTSTNTYDVANRITSHTDVFGKVMAYGYDAVGNLITLTYPGNKVVTYTYNAANRMTSVKDWANRLTSYTYNARGNITAVTRANGTSGAYTYDSKGQLASLAETFPTAANNYGIAYTYDANGNITSEVNTPLRTAPTLVANTMTYGADNRLATLNGQAITFDADGNMTSGRLNGAASTFTYDARSNLTGVGSSSYVYDAQGNRVSATNAGVTTRYVVDPNAALSHMLIETTAAGTPVAYYVYGAAGLISRESAAGVYQTYHYDLRGSTVKLANTTGTVTDSYGYGPFGELVSNTGTTTNPFKYNGRDGVMTEANGLYYMRARYYSPEAKRFVNRDVLLGSVDRALTLNRFGYVNGNPITKVDPSGLFGMYGNWGGGNWSGGHAGPDIPTNPAGPIDALDAAYMGHDYGYVSAESGNFQSTYNPESGLYSTKPSHRSCDVKLAKEVKDVDYWKILMSSGGKSPSPLSLWGLFFGPGSAIWAVLNSQLNLER, encoded by the coding sequence ATGCACCATTGCTATTCCGGTCTTCCGTGGCACCTCATTCCACTTTGCCACATTCGGAGAGCGACGTGTTTCTTCGGCGCGATTTGCGGCACGGGGCCGATTACTACGCTAACCTATCTTGCCAATGGTAATCTGGACAAAGTGACGGATGCGTTATCGGGTCGGTTTCTGCAATTTACCTACGACGCCCAGAACCGGGTAGCGAGTGTAAGCAGCGCCAGCGCTGGCGCCGTGACGCTGGCTTATAGCGCGGCAGGTGACCTGGCCTCGGTCACCGATGCACTGGGTCATGCAACCACCTTCACCTACGATTCAAATCATCGCCTGCTGACCAAGGTCAATGCACTGGGTGCGACCGTGGTAACCAATACCTATGGTGCTGCGACCGGAAAGGTAGTCAACCAGGATGACGGCTTGTCCACCACACCACTGGAACTCTTTACCTATGCTACCGATACAACAACAGGAAATCCCTATACCACCTATAAAAACCGCACTGGCAACACCCTCCGTCATAACTTTGATGCAAGTTTCAATCTCCTGTCCACCATCGACCCGCTTGGCAATGCGGTAGTACATACCTATGTACCCGGCACTAACATTCAGAATGCCGAGACGGATGCGTTAAATAACAAGACCCAATTTACCTACGACGCATCCGGCTACGTCCTTTCCCGCACCGATGCGCTGGGCCATGTCGCCAGCTACAGCTACGACGCCGCGCACAACATCAGCAGAATTACGGATGAGGCCGGCAAGGTCACTACCATGGGCTACGATGCCAACCATCATTTGCTGACCCAGACCGACCCTGCCGGCAAGATCAAGACCTACACCTACAATGCTCAGGGGTTGCCGGCGACCGTCACTACCCCCAATGGAGGCGTGACGAGTTTTACCTACGACGTAAAAGGCCAACTTGCTACGCTCACCGACCCGGTCGGGCTGGTAACCAGCTTTACCTATGATGCTGCGGGTCGGGTCTTGACCATCACGGACAGCGCGGGGAAAGTGTGGACGAGAACTTATGATTTGATGGGGCATGTACTCACAGCGGCTGACCCGCTGGGCAACACAACCCACTATACCTACGATGCGTTAGGCAGGCTCGCGACAAAGACCGCAGCGGCAGGCGGCATTACCCAATATGCCTACGACATTCATGACAATCTGGTCGGCATAACCAACCCCTTGGGCGGAATAACCGGCTTTGCCTACGACGCGGATGATCAATTGATCAGCATGACCGATGCGTTGGGTCGGGTGAACACGCTGACCCGCGATGCCAAAGGCCGGATAACCAGCACGACCAATGCGCTCGGTAACGTCAATACACTGGGTTACGATGCCGTGGACAACGTCATCACCTCGAAGGACGCCCTGAACAATGTCACCACGCTGGCCTATGACAAGCTGCATCGGTTAACCAGCATCACCGATCCGCTCAGCAACCGCAATGCAGCCAGCTTTGATGCGGTGAGCCGCGTGGTCAGCAATACCGATGGCAAGGCGGGCGTAACCAGCTTTGCCTACGACGCATTAAGTCGTTTGATCAGCACCACGGATGCACGTGGTGGTGTCGCAGCACAAACCTTCGATGCAAACGGCAATCGGCTGAGCTTTACCGATACCATAGGCAACAAGACTTCCTTTACTTATGATGCGGCCAACCGCATCACGCGTGTTGTGACCGCTGATGGCGGAGCGGTCAACTATACTTACAATACCCAGAACCGCGTCGCCACAGCAACCAATGGACGGGGGCAAGTCGCAACTTACACCTACAACGCTGCAGGCTGGCCGGTTTCAATGTCGGATCCTTCGGCGACGATTAGTATTACTTACGATGCCAACGGCAATATGCTGACCGTAATCGACGCTGTTGGCACCTCTACCAACACCTACGACGTGGCGAATCGAATAACCAGCCATACCGACGTGTTCGGCAAGGTAATGGCTTATGGCTATGATGCAGTCGGCAACCTGATTACCTTGACCTATCCCGGCAACAAGGTGGTGACCTACACCTATAACGCCGCCAATCGCATGACCTCGGTGAAAGACTGGGCAAACCGTTTAACCAGCTACACCTACAATGCCAGGGGCAACATTACTGCGGTAACCCGTGCCAATGGAACCAGTGGTGCTTACACCTATGATTCAAAGGGACAGCTTGCCTCTCTCGCCGAGACGTTTCCGACTGCCGCAAACAATTATGGAATTGCCTACACCTATGATGCCAATGGCAATATCACCTCTGAGGTAAATACACCGCTTCGCACCGCTCCCACTTTAGTCGCCAACACCATGACCTATGGTGCCGACAATCGGCTGGCCACATTGAATGGGCAGGCCATAACGTTTGATGCGGATGGCAATATGACGTCCGGCCGATTAAACGGAGCGGCTTCAACCTTCACCTATGACGCACGGTCAAATCTCACGGGTGTAGGAAGCAGTAGCTATGTTTACGACGCGCAAGGCAACCGGGTTTCCGCAACGAATGCAGGCGTTACCACCCGCTATGTCGTGGATCCGAACGCAGCTCTTTCCCACATGCTGATAGAGACAACGGCTGCTGGGACACCTGTTGCCTACTATGTCTATGGCGCAGCAGGCTTGATCAGCCGGGAGAGTGCGGCTGGCGTCTATCAGACCTATCACTACGACCTGCGCGGCAGCACGGTGAAGCTGGCGAATACCACCGGAACTGTTACCGACAGCTATGGTTACGGCCCATTTGGCGAGCTGGTATCCAACACCGGTACCACCACCAACCCATTCAAATATAACGGGCGTGACGGCGTGATGACAGAGGCCAATGGACTCTACTACATGCGGGCACGATATTACTCGCCTGAAGCCAAACGGTTCGTGAACAGGGATGTGCTGTTGGGAAGTGTGGATCGGGCGCTGACACTGAACCGGTTTGGCTATGTGAATGGAAATCCGATAACCAAAGTAGACCCGTCTGGGTTGTTTGGTATGTATGGAAACTGGGGTGGGGGAAACTGGAGCGGAGGGCACGCAGGGCCGGATATTCCAACAAACCCTGCAGGTCCAATAGATGCGTTGGATGCTGCTTATATGGGCCATGACTATGGTTATGTCAGCGCAGAATCTGGAAATTTCCAGTCAACTTATAATCCTGAGTCTGGACTTTATAGCACAAAACCTAGCCATCGGAGTTGCGACGTAAAACTTGCCAAAGAGGTTAAGGATGTTGATTACTGGAAGATTTTAATGTCGTCGGGAGGGAAGTCTCCTTCTCCTTTATCGCTGTGGGGATTGTTTTTTGGACCTGGCTCAGCGATATGGGCTGTACTCAACTCGCAACTCAACTTGGAAAGGTAG
- a CDS encoding fibronectin type III domain-containing protein gives MMKNLIGLLVVFLLSLSQPCAADSFTYDALNRLTRVAFASGTAIDYVYDAMGNLLSTTNTILSSPPSAPTAVTVTTGNGNAVITFTAPVNIGSSPITSYTATSSPGGFTGFCTAPCSSITVNGLTNGTAYTFTITATNNAGPGAPSVALSSVTPTAQGIDHVPRFQRAFVASHGLDANIAFNCDITHPCRTFYTAVAGVNSNGEVVAVNSAGYGSVTPIRSISLIAAPGIYAGLSVFSGTSGVTIATPAINVVLRGLTINGQGGDSGVLMTAGAKLSIENCVISNFKGINQRGIFVNTAATVRMVDTLVRDNSVGIGVQGGATAAISKSKFLGNDSGVLAQSSAGTTTTVAISNTVVSGGGTGLEAFSDTSGNSRIDITRSTVTNNTVKGIVASATAGTASITLNKSMVAGNAIGFHKGTGGTLSSLGNNTITDNGSNTGTLTLITPK, from the coding sequence ATGATGAAAAATTTAATTGGCTTACTCGTCGTATTCCTGTTGTCGCTCAGCCAACCCTGTGCTGCGGACAGCTTTACCTATGATGCGCTGAATCGCCTCACCAGGGTGGCTTTTGCCAGCGGCACGGCAATTGATTACGTTTACGATGCAATGGGTAACCTGCTGTCTACGACTAACACCATTTTATCTTCTCCTCCGAGTGCACCGACCGCTGTCACTGTCACCACCGGTAACGGTAATGCCGTTATTACCTTCACCGCGCCTGTCAATATTGGAAGCTCGCCCATTACCAGCTACACCGCCACCAGCTCGCCCGGTGGATTCACGGGCTTTTGCACAGCGCCCTGTTCGTCAATCACCGTCAATGGGCTGACTAATGGCACGGCTTACACCTTCACTATTACAGCCACTAACAATGCAGGTCCAGGTGCACCATCCGTTGCCTTGAGCAGCGTGACACCAACAGCGCAAGGCATAGACCATGTCCCGCGCTTCCAACGTGCCTTTGTAGCGTCTCATGGATTAGACGCCAATATCGCCTTTAACTGCGATATCACCCATCCTTGCCGCACCTTTTACACAGCGGTGGCCGGGGTCAATTCAAATGGCGAAGTTGTAGCGGTAAATTCCGCCGGCTATGGCTCTGTCACGCCCATCCGGTCAATTTCCTTGATAGCCGCCCCAGGCATCTATGCTGGCCTGTCCGTCTTTTCCGGTACAAGCGGAGTAACGATTGCCACACCCGCCATAAATGTTGTGCTGCGCGGCCTGACAATTAATGGTCAAGGTGGTGATTCAGGCGTTTTAATGACCGCTGGTGCCAAGCTTTCAATCGAAAACTGTGTCATTTCCAATTTCAAGGGTATCAACCAGCGCGGTATTTTTGTTAACACAGCAGCTACGGTGCGGATGGTTGACACCCTTGTTCGCGATAATAGCGTTGGCATTGGAGTTCAGGGAGGTGCGACGGCCGCAATTTCGAAATCCAAATTTCTCGGAAATGACAGCGGCGTCCTGGCGCAAAGCTCTGCCGGCACGACAACGACCGTTGCTATCAGCAATACTGTCGTGTCTGGAGGCGGTACTGGTTTAGAGGCATTTTCGGATACTTCCGGAAACTCCCGAATAGACATAACCCGTTCAACGGTCACAAATAATACTGTCAAAGGCATCGTGGCATCTGCCACTGCTGGAACTGCCTCGATCACCCTCAACAAAAGCATGGTAGCGGGAAATGCGATTGGGTTTCATAAGGGCACCGGCGGAACGTTGAGTTCGCTGGGTAATAACACCATAACGGATAATGGCTCTAATACGGGCACGCTTACTTTGATAACTCCCAAGTAA
- a CDS encoding transposase: MADIEAAAIFPAAIFEERLARNKEGQVMLTLKTLYRDGTIHIVLSPLEFMQRLAALVPRPKFNLIRFHGVHAPNANLRNELFLAVRKKVMYPIRMTMCRNPRISCKSVGRVS; the protein is encoded by the coding sequence ATGGCCGATATAGAAGCGGCCGCTATATTCCCGGCCGCCATTTTCGAGGAACGCCTGGCACGCAATAAAGAAGGGCAGGTGATGTTAACGCTGAAAACGCTTTATCGGGATGGCACGATCCATATCGTCTTATCACCATTGGAATTCATGCAACGTTTGGCTGCGTTGGTTCCCCGGCCAAAGTTTAACCTCATTCGTTTCCATGGCGTGCATGCGCCGAACGCCAACCTCCGCAACGAATTATTCCTGGCAGTAAGAAAAAAAGTAATGTATCCGATACGTATGACGATGTGTCGCAATCCTCGAATTTCGTGCAAATCAGTTGGGCGCGTTTCCTAA
- a CDS encoding BON domain-containing protein: MKIKFATTCLAIGMMLTPVVGFTADSDTDRSSPITFVKDSVITTKIKTKLAAETHLGSLKDIKVDTDKNGAVFLSGMAHSQAEVDKAVSIARDTKGVVTVHSDIRIMESK, encoded by the coding sequence ATGAAAATAAAATTTGCTACAACTTGTCTTGCTATCGGCATGATGCTGACACCTGTCGTAGGTTTTACCGCAGATTCAGATACGGATCGCTCAAGCCCCATAACATTCGTCAAGGACTCCGTTATAACAACAAAAATAAAGACCAAACTGGCCGCTGAAACCCATTTGGGCAGCTTGAAAGATATTAAAGTTGATACAGATAAAAATGGCGCCGTATTTTTGAGCGGCATGGCACACAGTCAAGCAGAAGTGGACAAGGCTGTTTCAATTGCTCGCGATACAAAAGGAGTAGTTACAGTCCACAGTGATATTAGAATCATGGAATCTAAGTAA
- the ppx gene encoding exopolyphosphatase — MQVYDTIAAVDLGSNSFRLQVARVVEDQIYPLDSLKETVRLAAGLTADKFLDDESQLRALACLKRFGERLRGLPNHAVRVVGTNTFRLAKNASAFLEKAEDALGFPIEVIAGREEARLIYLGVAHGLPSSQNHRLVVDIGGGSTECVIGEGLEPLRMESLYMGCVSYSKRFFGDGKITKDAMQQAELAARMELQTIRFEFSGGNWQEAIGSSGTARALADLLKQNDWSNEGITAEGLAKLRSMLLKAGECKRLDTLGLKPDRIPVLPGGFAIMSAVFTELNIQHMSVAGAALKEGVLYDLLGRLHHQDMRDITVSQFMRRYHIDPLQAKRVEDLSLSLFKQVAQRSDVDVDAAQQQLQWVARLHEIGVSIAHSGYHKHAAYILENADMPGFSKMEQFQLGLQVRAQRGSLSKVPRLSGIIQDWTAILALRLAVLFCRSRTDLTLPRMQLKRSGNDYRIKLDKKWIEQNPLTENALQAEIKEWKAVGVNFSVNN, encoded by the coding sequence ATGCAAGTATACGATACCATTGCCGCAGTGGATTTGGGTTCCAATAGTTTCCGGCTCCAAGTCGCGCGAGTGGTGGAAGATCAGATATATCCCCTAGATTCCTTGAAGGAAACGGTACGCCTGGCTGCAGGGCTAACGGCGGATAAATTTCTGGATGACGAGTCCCAATTACGTGCCCTTGCATGCCTCAAGCGATTTGGCGAGCGCTTACGTGGTTTGCCAAACCATGCTGTAAGGGTGGTCGGTACAAATACTTTCAGGCTGGCTAAAAACGCATCCGCTTTTCTTGAAAAAGCAGAAGATGCATTGGGTTTTCCGATCGAAGTAATCGCTGGTCGAGAGGAGGCGCGGCTAATTTATCTGGGTGTGGCACATGGCCTGCCATCATCGCAAAATCATAGGTTGGTGGTTGATATCGGCGGTGGCTCTACCGAATGCGTGATTGGCGAGGGATTGGAGCCGCTTCGAATGGAAAGCTTGTATATGGGGTGTGTCAGCTATAGCAAGCGTTTTTTTGGCGACGGTAAAATTACTAAAGATGCCATGCAGCAAGCGGAACTCGCGGCACGCATGGAGCTGCAAACAATTCGTTTTGAGTTTTCCGGCGGAAATTGGCAAGAAGCGATCGGGTCATCTGGTACAGCACGTGCATTGGCAGATTTATTAAAGCAAAACGATTGGAGTAATGAAGGTATAACGGCAGAGGGACTGGCAAAACTGCGTTCCATGTTACTGAAAGCAGGAGAATGCAAGCGGCTGGATACGCTTGGGTTGAAACCGGATCGCATTCCCGTCCTGCCTGGTGGATTCGCCATTATGTCGGCAGTTTTCACTGAATTGAATATTCAGCATATGAGCGTAGCGGGTGCCGCCCTCAAAGAAGGGGTCTTGTATGACCTGTTGGGTCGTTTGCATCATCAGGATATGCGCGATATCACTGTGAGCCAATTTATGCGACGTTATCATATTGATCCATTACAAGCCAAACGTGTGGAGGACTTATCGTTGTCGCTTTTCAAGCAAGTGGCGCAGCGTTCTGACGTTGATGTTGACGCTGCGCAGCAACAGTTGCAATGGGTGGCCAGGTTGCATGAAATAGGTGTTTCTATCGCACATAGTGGTTATCACAAACATGCAGCTTACATTCTAGAAAACGCTGATATGCCGGGTTTTTCTAAAATGGAACAATTTCAGCTGGGGTTGCAAGTAAGAGCGCAACGTGGGTCGCTTTCCAAAGTGCCAAGATTGTCGGGAATAATACAGGATTGGACCGCAATATTAGCATTGCGTCTGGCAGTTTTGTTTTGTCGTAGTCGTACGGACTTGACCTTGCCTAGAATGCAATTGAAAAGAAGCGGCAATGACTATCGCATTAAACTTGATAAAAAATGGATTGAGCAAAATCCGCTCACAGAAAATGCGTTACAAGCAGAGATCAAAGAATGGAAAGCAGTGGGAGTCAATTTTTCCGTAAATAATTAA
- a CDS encoding inorganic triphosphatase, which produces MHTEIELKLLIDSSNIPQLLQHPLLNSACKSGSQRQKLHSIYFDTPKLELMRQQIALRLRQVGGHWIQTVKGGGKVEEGLHQRSEWEVPVIGGILDLDKLSASPWHSFFTLDIQNSLIPIFVMDFWRTIWLMELPNCLIELALDEGEIQAKNKQVSICEVELELKSGAPESLFDLARELRKSIVLQPEDRSKADRGYMLYSAQAHAK; this is translated from the coding sequence ATGCATACTGAAATTGAATTGAAGCTACTCATTGATAGCTCAAACATTCCCCAGCTATTGCAGCACCCATTGCTTAACTCAGCGTGCAAATCCGGGTCGCAGAGACAAAAGCTTCATAGCATTTACTTTGATACTCCGAAGCTGGAGCTTATGCGCCAGCAAATTGCTCTGCGTTTGCGTCAGGTTGGTGGGCACTGGATTCAGACCGTGAAAGGCGGCGGTAAGGTGGAGGAAGGGCTGCATCAGCGTTCGGAATGGGAAGTGCCTGTTATTGGCGGCATACTGGATTTAGACAAGCTATCCGCATCACCATGGCATAGTTTTTTTACGTTGGATATCCAAAATAGTTTAATACCAATATTTGTAATGGACTTCTGGCGCACGATCTGGCTGATGGAGCTTCCCAATTGTTTAATTGAGCTCGCATTGGATGAAGGCGAAATACAGGCAAAAAATAAGCAGGTTTCGATTTGCGAAGTTGAATTGGAATTGAAGTCAGGAGCCCCTGAGTCATTGTTTGATCTGGCCCGAGAATTGCGAAAATCAATTGTTTTGCAGCCTGAAGATAGAAGTAAAGCTGACCGAGGCTATATGCTCTATAGCGCTCAGGCTCATGCAAAATAA
- a CDS encoding CHAD domain-containing protein: MIKNDQHSKKVMSIQRVNATIHRMSFVVPVDTKISDIKNKLSTCMHCEELHIHALQRTYFDSFDWRIFCAGGVIEEESGNGGFTLRWRNFVSNEIYGNTSINNTVRFAWDLPDCVLRERLEPILEMRAMLPLLHMNCKVHGLIVLNKENKTVARLGIEENRILGLTKSKPRKLPAILYVESVKGYDAVFKEVLQVINQQLALKVDNQGMVQRAMTAVELRPGAYSFNLNLKLSSETPIAVVIRNILLRLLEIMKANEWGIRTDLDTEFLHDFRVAIRRSRSALGQIRGVLPHSIWDQFSRKFAWLGEITGPTRDLDVYLLNFGAYKNSLPLPVRDDLDPLYYFLRKHRIIEHKKLVTYLESTRYRKMMAASLAYLKAPLPARSILPNANRPVLDVANQRIWRMVRRVIREGEAINASSPPEDLHELRKSCKKLRYLMEFFQSLYPSDEIKQLIKSLKLLQNQLGEYQDLHVQLASLATFRNQMKSESGATDRTLVAIDIILQTLEQRQSQVRKMFKARFAIFAENKNRIAFSKLFKPRIQKEARAHEDHCLLQH; the protein is encoded by the coding sequence ATGATCAAAAACGACCAACATTCGAAGAAAGTCATGTCCATACAAAGGGTGAACGCCACAATTCATCGGATGAGTTTTGTCGTGCCGGTCGACACAAAAATATCGGACATTAAAAATAAACTTTCTACATGCATGCATTGTGAAGAGTTGCATATTCACGCGTTGCAACGTACCTACTTTGATAGTTTTGACTGGCGAATTTTTTGTGCCGGTGGCGTTATTGAAGAGGAATCCGGAAATGGTGGTTTTACATTGCGCTGGCGTAACTTTGTGTCCAATGAAATTTATGGCAACACCTCAATTAATAACACGGTCCGTTTCGCCTGGGATCTGCCTGATTGTGTTTTGCGCGAACGTCTGGAGCCTATATTGGAAATGCGCGCCATGTTGCCCCTTCTTCACATGAACTGTAAGGTTCATGGCCTGATAGTGTTGAATAAAGAAAATAAAACGGTCGCCAGGCTGGGTATCGAAGAAAATCGAATTTTGGGATTGACCAAATCCAAGCCACGCAAGCTTCCTGCCATATTGTACGTAGAATCAGTGAAAGGTTACGACGCCGTTTTTAAAGAAGTTTTACAAGTAATCAATCAACAGTTGGCTCTTAAAGTTGATAATCAGGGTATGGTACAGAGGGCAATGACAGCAGTTGAATTACGGCCTGGGGCATATTCTTTCAATTTGAATTTGAAGCTGAGTTCGGAGACACCTATCGCGGTAGTGATTCGCAACATTTTGTTGCGCCTGCTCGAGATTATGAAAGCTAATGAGTGGGGCATAAGAACTGATTTGGACACAGAGTTTCTCCATGACTTCCGCGTCGCTATACGACGGAGTCGTTCGGCTTTAGGGCAAATCAGAGGTGTTTTGCCACATTCAATATGGGACCAATTTAGTCGAAAATTTGCATGGCTAGGAGAAATCACCGGCCCCACTCGTGACCTCGATGTCTATCTATTGAATTTCGGAGCTTATAAAAATAGCCTTCCGTTACCTGTCAGGGATGATCTTGACCCACTTTATTATTTTCTGAGAAAACATCGGATAATCGAACATAAAAAGTTAGTTACCTATCTAGAGTCAACGCGTTATAGAAAAATGATGGCTGCTTCGCTAGCTTACTTGAAAGCTCCATTGCCAGCGCGATCTATACTTCCCAATGCTAACCGCCCAGTGCTTGATGTAGCAAATCAGCGAATATGGCGCATGGTTCGACGAGTCATTAGAGAAGGTGAGGCTATCAATGCGAGCAGCCCTCCTGAAGATTTACATGAACTACGCAAGTCATGCAAAAAACTGCGTTACTTGATGGAATTTTTTCAAAGTCTCTATCCATCGGATGAGATCAAGCAGTTAATAAAATCGCTGAAGTTGCTTCAAAATCAACTCGGAGAATACCAGGATCTTCATGTTCAACTTGCTTCATTGGCAACATTCAGGAATCAGATGAAATCCGAAAGCGGAGCGACTGACCGTACGTTGGTGGCAATTGATATTATTCTCCAGACGCTCGAACAACGTCAAAGCCAGGTACGCAAAATGTTTAAGGCACGCTTTGCAATCTTTGCAGAAAATAAGAACCGTATAGCTTTCAGTAAACTATTTAAACCCAGGATTCAAAAGGAAGCGCGCGCTCATGAAGATCATTGCCTGCTACAACATTAA
- a CDS encoding ParA family protein, translating into MKIIACYNIKGGVGKTATAVNLAYLASREGARTLVMDLDPQGAASFYFRVKPKIKGGLKTLMDGKQGLDELIKGTDYANLDLIPADFSFRNMDLFLEDAKKPTRQLRKLLQNLDDDYDVAFLDCPPSISLVSENVFQAADVLLVPTIPSTLSLRTLDQILKFCKENNLDNLQVLPFFSMVDMRKQLHRLIVEKPPKTLAGWLNTTISYASDIERMGLNRAPLASYAPKCRAALAYESLWAEIKERLS; encoded by the coding sequence ATGAAGATCATTGCCTGCTACAACATTAAAGGGGGGGTGGGTAAAACCGCAACGGCTGTTAATCTGGCCTATCTGGCAAGTCGTGAGGGTGCCCGCACATTGGTTATGGACTTGGATCCACAAGGTGCGGCTTCTTTCTACTTTCGTGTTAAACCCAAGATAAAAGGAGGCTTAAAAACGCTGATGGATGGCAAGCAAGGTTTGGATGAGCTAATCAAGGGAACTGATTATGCCAATCTCGACCTTATTCCTGCGGACTTTTCCTTCCGCAATATGGATCTATTTTTGGAAGACGCAAAAAAACCAACGCGGCAATTACGAAAATTGCTCCAGAATCTTGATGACGATTATGACGTTGCTTTTCTGGATTGTCCGCCCAGTATTTCACTAGTATCAGAAAATGTATTTCAGGCGGCTGACGTCTTGTTAGTGCCGACCATTCCTTCTACTTTATCGTTGCGAACGTTAGACCAGATCCTGAAGTTTTGCAAAGAAAATAATCTGGATAATCTTCAGGTGCTGCCATTTTTTTCCATGGTGGACATGCGCAAACAGCTACACCGGCTTATCGTTGAAAAGCCACCGAAAACTTTAGCCGGGTGGCTTAATACTACTATTTCCTATGCCAGCGATATAGAACGGATGGGACTTAATCGTGCCCCCCTTGCCAGCTATGCTCCAAAGTGCCGGGCGGCTTTGGCTTATGAGTCGTTATGGGCAGAAATTAAAGAACGCCTGAGTTGA
- the pstB gene encoding phosphate ABC transporter ATP-binding protein PstB, producing the protein MSAEKTVSPKLVVRDLNFYYGTERALKDINLTIPEKMVTAFIGPSGCGKSTMLRTFNRMYQLYPKQKATGEVLLDGENILDKKQDLNTLRAKIGMVFQKPTPFPMSIYDNIAFGAKLYENLSRHDMDERVEWALKKAALWTEAKDKLKQSGTGLSGGQQQRLCIARAIAVKPQILLLDEPTSALDPISTAHIEKLIDELKEEFTIIIVTHNMQQAARVSDYTAYMYLGDLIEFGDTRTVFTNPKRKETEDYITGRFG; encoded by the coding sequence ATGAGTGCTGAAAAAACTGTTAGTCCGAAGCTGGTCGTACGTGACCTGAATTTTTACTACGGGACTGAGCGCGCCCTCAAGGACATCAACCTTACCATTCCGGAAAAAATGGTGACCGCCTTTATTGGTCCCTCAGGCTGCGGCAAGTCCACCATGCTGCGCACCTTCAACCGCATGTACCAGCTCTATCCGAAGCAAAAAGCTACTGGTGAAGTTCTGCTGGATGGTGAAAATATTCTAGACAAAAAACAGGATCTCAACACACTCCGTGCCAAGATCGGCATGGTATTCCAGAAACCTACTCCGTTTCCAATGTCAATTTATGACAACATTGCTTTCGGTGCGAAACTCTATGAAAACCTTAGCCGCCATGACATGGACGAACGCGTGGAATGGGCATTGAAGAAAGCAGCGCTATGGACAGAGGCGAAAGATAAACTGAAACAAAGCGGCACTGGACTTTCCGGCGGTCAGCAACAGCGCTTGTGTATCGCGCGCGCCATCGCTGTCAAACCGCAAATATTGTTACTCGACGAACCTACCTCTGCGCTAGACCCAATTTCTACCGCACACATCGAAAAGCTGATCGATGAGCTGAAAGAAGAATTCACCATTATCATCGTCACCCACAATATGCAGCAGGCAGCGCGCGTATCAGACTACACCGCCTACATGTATCTGGGCGACCTGATCGAATTCGGCGATACCAGAACGGTGTTCACCAATCCTAAGCGCAAGGAAACTGAAGATTACATTACAGGCCGATTCGGGTAA